From Stenotrophomonas sp. SAU14A_NAIMI4_8:
CTGGATCGGTGCGTCCTTGGTCTGGCACATGCGCCAGATGTCACCGGCTTCCACCGCGTGTTCGAACACCACGTTGCCGGCATCGTCGGTGACCTTGACCACGCCGTCGGCAGCGATCTGGAAGGTCTTGTCGTGCGAGCCGTACTCTTCGGCCTTCTGCGCCATCAGGCCGACATTCGGCACCGAACCCATGGTGGCCGGGTTGAACGCACCGTGGGCCTTGCAGTCGTCGATGACGGCCTGGTACACGCCGGCGTAGCAGCGATCAGGGATGATGGCCTTGGTGTCCTGCAGCTTGCCTTCGGCATTCCACATCTTGCCCGAGTCGCGGATCATCGCCGGCATCGAGGCGTCGACGATCACGTCGCTCGGCACGTGCAGGTTGGTGATGCCCTTGTCCGAGTTGACCATGGCCACGCCCGGGCGCTGTGCGTACTCGGCAGCCAGGTCGGCTTCGATCGCGGCGCGGGTGGCTTCCGGCAGCGACGGCAGGCGCGCGGCCAGGTCACCAATGCCGTTGTTGGCATCGAAACCGGCCTGCTTCAGCACGTCGGCGTGCTTGGCCAGCACGTCCTTGTAGAACTCGTTGACCACCACGCCGAACATGATCGGGTCGGAGACCTTCATCATGGTGGCCTTCAGGTGCAGCGAGAACAGCACGCCCTGCGCCTTGGCATCTTCGATCTGCGCGGCGATGAAGCTGGCCAGCGCCTTGCGGCTCATCACCGCGGCATCGACGATCTCGCCGGCCTTGACCGCGGTCTTTTCCTTCAGCACGACGGCGCTGCCGTCCTTACCGTGGAAGGTGATCTTCAGCGCACCGGCGTTGGCCAGCGTGGCCGACTTTTCGCTGCCGTAGAAATCACCGGCGGCCATGTGCGAAACGTGCGACTTCGAATCCGACGCCCAGCCGCCCATGCGGTGCGGGTGCTTGCGGGCGTAGTTCTTCACCGACAGCGGCGCGCGGCGGTCGGAGTTGCCTTCGCGCAGCACCGGGTTCACCGCGCTGCCCTTGACCTTGTCGTAGCGCGCCTTGTAGTCGCGCTGCTGGTCGTCGGCCGGGGTTTCCGGGTAATCCGGCAGCGGATAGCCCTGGTCCTGCAGTTCCTTGATGGCCGCCTTCAGCTGAGGCACCGAGGCGGAGATGTTCGGCAGCTTGATGATGTTGGCGTCCGGGGTGGTCGCCAGCTGGCCCAGCTCGGCCAGGTCGTCGCTGACCTTCTGCGCATCGCTCAGCAGTTCGGGGAACTGCGACAGGATGCGGCCGGACAGCGAGATGTCACGGGTTTCCACCACGATGCCAGCAGTGGCGGTATAGGCGTCGATGATCGGCAGCAGCGACTGGGTCGCCAGGAACGGTGCTTCGTCGGTCAGCGTATAGAGGATCTTGGACATGGGGGACTTGGACTCTGTAGCAGTTCTCAGGGGAAGGCCGGCGCCAGCGCCGGGCCACGTGCAACCGTGTCACTTTCCCTCGTCGCCGTCAGGGTGGGCGCGCGGCGGGGAAACCCCTGCATTGTCGCGTTTTCAGCCGCGCGGGGCAAAGCCATGCCATACGCCAAGGTACTGCGCTGCGGCAACGCAGTGATCCATTGCCGTGGTATCGGTTGCAACCATCGCCGCGCGCCCACGCGTGGCGTGGTCTACACCCTGCGCGGCGGCCGTTCGGGTAGATCCAGGCCATGCGTGGATGCGGCCCAGCGTGCAACTGCCCAACAAAAAAGACGCAGCCTCGCGGCTGCGTCCATCGTGAGTCCAACCGGGAGAGAGTCGGCGGGACTTACTTGACCTCGAACTCCTGCGGCGTTCCGGCCGCCTTACCATCAACCATGACTTCGGCGCGGTACTTGCCGGCCGGCCAGCCATTGGCATTCTTGAACGTGATGTTGGTGGTCTCGGCGCCGCTGGTGTTCAGCGTGGCGCTCTGTTCACCGGCCACCTGGCCGTCCTGGAAGGTCAGCTTGGCGCCGACGTTGACGTTGCTGGCCGCGCCATCGGTCTTCACCGAAACGACGACATCATCCTTCGGTGCAAACAGGGCGGCCGTGGCGACGGACTTGTCCGCAGCCGCGCTCTTGCCCACGGTGACCGAGGACACGGCCACGGCGCTTGCGGCGGCCATCGGCGGCGGCGCGCCGGTCATCGGCGCCGGTGCCGGCTCGGCCGGGGCAGTGGCTGCCGGGGCGGCATTGGTATCGGTGGATTCTTCTTTCTTCTTGCAGCCCACCAGGGCGACACTGCCCAGCAGGGCGGCCAGCAGGGCGTTCTGAAGCGGCGTGGTCTTGATCATTCGTGGTTTCTCCCAGGCATGTTCGGATAGCGATCGTGGGCCGGTTACGGGTCCGGCTTACTTCGGCGGCAGCTTCAGGGTCTGGCCCGGGAAGATCTTGTCCGGGTCGTCAAGCACATCGCGGTTGGCCTCGAAGATCTTCTTCCAGGCATTGGCATCGCCCAGGTGCTGCTTGGCGATCTTCGACAGCGAATCTCCCTTCTGCACGGTGTAGGTGCCGCCACTGACAACCTCAGCGGTACTGTCCACCGATGCGCTCACGCCGGAAAAGTCCGCCTTGGGAACCTGTTGCGCGGTACTGTCGACGCTGGCGCTTACGCCGGAGAAATCGGCCTTCTTCTCGGTACTCATCCACACACTCCCGTCTGCATGACTACGTGGTATGCACGGTGCCATGGCGGTTGTTAAATGGGGATGGTGCAGATGTGAAGCCGCCCCCCGGGGCGGCTGAACAATCGGGGTGGCCGATGGCCGCTGCGCTCGCCGGGCGTGAACCGGCGCTACCGCCGGCCATCCCCCGCGGTAGCGCCGGGCCATGCCCGGCGGCGCTTATTGGCGCAGTTCGCGGTAGGTCGCAGCGGGGGCTGCGATGCCGGGGCTGGCACGCCAGGGATTGATGTCCAGGCCACCGCGGCGGGTGTAGCGCGCTTCCACTTCCAGCCACTGCGGCTGGCAGCGTGCGGACACCTCGCTGAAGATGCGCTCGACGCACTGCTCGTGGAACTCGGCGTGCTCGCGGTAGCTGACCAGATAACGCAGCAGGCCAGCACGATCGATCTTCGGGCCGCGGTAGCGCAGGCTGACCGTGGCCCAATCCGGCTGGCCGGTCACCGGGCAGTTGGATTTCAGCAAGGCCGACACCAGGGTCTCTTCCACCACGTTGCCCGCGTCGGCAGCCAGATAATTGGCCTGCGGCGGGCCATAGCAGTCGATCTCCACCTCCAGCCCGTCGATGGACTCACCCAGCGGCGCTTCGCGCAGCGCCGGCAGACCGAATTCCACCTGCACCGGCGCACCGGCACAGGCCGACAGGTCGGCGGCCAGGCGCTCGCGCAGGGCTTCGGCACTGTCGATACGGGTGCTGTTGAGGGAGTTCAGGTACAGCTTGAACGACTTCGATTCGATCAGCCGCGGCGAGGTGCACGGCACCTGCACGGTGGCCACGGCCACCTGCGGCTTGCCACGCGGGTCGAGCCAGCTCAGTTCGAAGGCGTGCCAGCGGTCATGGCCGACGAACGGCAGCGCGGCATCATCGAGGCCGATTTCCGAACGGGCGCCGATGCGCGGGATGGGAAACAGCAGGCCGGGATCGTACTGCGACGGGTAACTGACCTCGCGACCGAGGCTGGAGTCCTGGGGGGTGTTCATGGGCGTCATTGTATCGCGCGCAGGGCGGGCCTTCGGCCGGGTCGGCCAACGGCGGAGCCCCTCCGTGGTGGGGGTGTTGGTTGGTCGCGGAAGGCGGTCTATCGGCTTGGCCGGGTGGGCAGGCGGGTCGGGGGACGCCGTAAACCCGTCCTTGGGGGCTTGGCCGCGGCATCCATGCCGCGGACACCCCCGCCCCGCCTGCCCACCCGGCCCCTGACAGTTTCCTGCGCGCGGCCGCCACCACGGGAAAGATCAGGAAAATCAAATTCAAAAGCCCATGCTTCGGACGTTCATGACGTCCGCCGAGTCGACCAAGGTCGACACCTACCAGAGCAGCGTTGGGGTCAGAGCCCGTTGCGAAGCAACGGGATCCGACCCCGTGCCGTTCCGACAGTTGCGGGAAACTGTCGGGGGCGGGGTGGTGTGGGCTTGCAGGACCGCAGGCGCCATGGATGGCGCCTACGAGCCTCCATGGATGGATTTACGGCGTGTCCTGCAAGCCCACACCGCCCCGCCCCGCCCAACCCACAGTAAACCAGCCCCGCTTTTGACGTTGACGTTGACGTTAGCGGGTGCAGGGCTGCAAGCCCTGCCGGTAACCCTCACCCCGCCGGGGTGCCGGCGCCGTGCAGATAATCCAGGCTGACCTGCAGCAACGCGCGCAGGCCAACATCCAGCGCCTTCTCATCCAACAGGAACTTCGGCGAATGGTTCGCCGGCGCCGTCGCCGGGTCGATGCCCACGCTGGTGGAACCGACGAAGAAGAACATGCCCGGCACTTCCTTGGCGTACAGCGAGAAATCCTCCGCGCCCATCTGCAGCGGCGGCTCATAGACGTTGTCCTTGCCCACTACCGCCTGCAGGCTCGGCAGCATCTTCGCGGTCAGCGCCGGGTCGTTCACCGTGGCCGGGTTGCCCTCGGCCTCGTAGATCTCGGTCACCGCCTTGGCCCCGTGCGCCGCGGCCGTGTGCTCGGCCACGTTGCGCAGATCGGCGAAGATCTGCTGGCGCATGCCCTCATCGAAGGTGCGGATGGTGCCGACCATCTCCACTTCGTCGGGAATGATGTTGTAGCGGATGCCGCCGTTGATCGCACCGAAGGTCAGCACCGCCGGCTGCTTGGACAGATTGGTGCGGCGGCTGACGATGGTCTGCGCGGTGCCGACCAGATCGGCGGTGGCCACGATCGGGTCCACCCCGTTCCACGGTGCCGAACCATGCGTCTGGCGACCGATCACCTTGATCCCGAAGCGATCGGAAGCGGCCATCAACGGGCCGCCACGCACCGCGATCTGCCCGGCCTGCACGCTGGAGAATACGTGCAGACCAAACACGGCCTCGGGCTTGAAGTCGGCGAACAGGCCTTCCTTCAGCATCAGCGCGGCACCACCCTCTTCCGGCGGCGGCGCACCTTCTTCGGACGGCTGGAAGATCAGCATCACCTGGCCTGGCAGGTCCTTCTTCATCGCCACCAAGGCCTCGGCCACGCCCAGCAGGGTGGCGGTGTGCGCATCATGGCCACAGGCGTGCATCACCCCCACGGTCTGCCCGCGGTATTGCGCCGTAGCCTTGGAGGCGAACGGCAGGCCGGTCTGTTCGGTTACCGGCAACGCGTCCATGTCCGCGCGCAGGGCGATCTTCGGGCCCGGCTTGCCGCCTTCGATGATCGCCACCACGCCGTGGTGGGCAATGCCGGTCTTCGGCTTCAGGCCCATCGCGCGCAGGCGCTTGGCCACCTCGGCCGAGGTGCGCGCTTCGCGGTTGGACAGTTCCGGGTGCTGGTGGAAGTCGCGGCGCCATTCCACCACCTGCGCCTGCAGGCGCTGCGCGGCAGCGGTCACCTCCGGGCGCTCGGCCACGTCGGCATGGGCAAGGGCCGGCACAGCCAGCAGCAGGGCGGACAGCAGCAGGGAACGGCGCATCACGGGCTCCACGGAAGGGGTCTGCACCTGAATGTAGGGCAAGGCTGCCGCTACGGGAACCTCTTTCGCCACGCCGGGTCTGAGCGCCCGTCCCATCCGTCATGCAGGAAATGGCATGGGTCACAGGTATGCTTTGCGCATTGCCAACCGGGGCGCCGCCCCGTCCAGCCTTCTTGGAGTCCTTGAATGTCACGTGTTTGGAAGATCGTGCTGCTGGTCGTGGCAGTGCTGGTGCTGGCAGTCGTCGGCGTGCGGGTACTGGGCGGCGGCAAGGACAAGGCGGCAGGCCCGGGCGCCGCGGCGCGCCAGGGCGGCGAAGACCCCGATGCCGGCCCGGTGCCGGTTACCGTGGTCGATGCCACCCGCCAGGATGTGCCGGTGTATGCCAGCGCCCTGGGTACGGTCACGGCCATGAACACCGTCACGGTCAGCCCGCAGGTGGGTGGCCAGCTGATGAGCCTCAACTTCCGCGAAGGCCAGGAAGTGAAGCAGGGCGACCTGCTGGCGCAGATCGACCCGCGCAGCGCGCAGGCCAGCTATGACCAGGCCGTGGCCGCCCAGCGCCAGAACGAGGCGCTGCTGGCCACCGCCCGTTCCAACTACCAGCGCTCCAACGCGCCGGAGTATCGCCAGTTCGTCGCCAAGACCGATCTGGATACACAACGAAACCAGGTGTCACAGTACGAAAGCGCAGTGGCCGCCAACGAGGCCAGCGCGCGCGCCGCGCAGGTGCAGCTGCAGTACACCCGCATCACCGCGCCGATCTCCGGCATTGCCGGCATCCGTGCGGTCGACGCTGGCAACGTGGTCAATGCCGGTACCGCGCTGGTCACCCTCACCCAGATCCACCCGATCCATGTGCTGTTCAACCTGCCCGAACGCCAGCTGGGCGACGTGCGCCAGGCGCAGGCCGCAGGCAAGGTGCCGGTCGCTGCGCTGGACCGCGCCGATTCGCACGTGCTGTCCGGTGACGGCTCGCTGGACGTGGTGGACAACCTGATCAGCGCCGACAGCGGCACCTTCAAGGCCCGCGCGATCTTCGAAAACACCGACAACGGCCTGTGGCCGGGCCAGTTCGTGAACGTGCGCATGCAGCTGCGCACCATTGCCGGTGGCGTGGTCATTCCCACCCAGGCCGTGCTGCGCGGGCCCGATGGCGAGTACGTCTATCTTGTGCAGGGCGACAACACGGTCAAGATGCAGACCGTGCGCAGTGGCGTGGAAGTGGGCGACAGCCACGTGCAGATCACCGAAGGCCTGAAGGGTGGCGAGCGGGTGGTCAGCGAAGGCCAGTTCCGCCTGAAGCCGGGCAGCAAGGTGACCGCGCTGAAGCCGGGCGAAACCCCCGCTGCGCCCACCGAGGCCGAACTGAAGGCCGCCGAACAGAAGAGCGGCGGCCGCGGCCGTCCCGGTGGTGGCCCGCGCTGAGCGCAGGCCACCCTTTCCTTTCGCGCCGGCCCTGCTGCCGGCGCAGCCATTGAAGCGACAGCAAGGATCAGTCCGTGGGCTTTTCGACGATCTTCATCCGCCGTCCCATCGCTACCTCGCTGTTGATGGCGGGCCTGTTGCTGCTGGGCATCCTGGGTTACCGCAAGCTGCCGGTGTCGGCGCTGCCGGAAATCGATGCGCCCAGCCTGGTGGTCACCACCCAGTACCCCGGTGCCAACGCCACCACCATGGCGTCGCTGGTCACCACCCCGCTGGAGCGCCAGTTCGGGCAGATTTCCGGGCTGGAACTGATGACCTCCGATTCGTCGGCCGGGTTGTCCACGATCATCCTGCAGTTCTCGATGGACCGCGACATCGATATCGCCGCGCAGGACGTGCAGGCGGCGATCCGCCAGGCCACCCTGCCCTCGTCGCTGCCCTACCAGCCGGTCTACAACCGGGTGAACCCGGCCGACGCGGCCATCGTCACCCTGAAGCTGACCTCTGACACGCGGCCGCTGCGCGAGGTCAACAACTACGCCGATTCGATCCTGGCCCAGCGCCTGTCGCAGGTGCAGGGCGTGGGTCTGGTATCGATTGCCGGCAACGTGCGCCCGGCCGTGCGCATCCAGGTCAATCCGGCGCAGCTGTCGAACATGGGCCTGACCATGGAAGAGCTGCGCAGCGCGCTCACCCAGGCCAACGTCAACGCGCCCAAGGGCTCGTTGAACGGCAAGACCCAGTCCTACAGCATCGGTACCAACGACCAGCTGGCCAGTGCCGCCGAGTACCGCGACACCATCATCAGCTACAAGAACGGCCGCCCGGTGCGGCTGTCCGACGTGGCCCAGGTGGTGGACGGCGTGGAGAACGACCAGCTGGCCGCCTGGGCCGATGGCAAGCCGGCGGTGCTGCTGGAAGTGCGCCGCCAGCCCGGTGCCAACATCGTGCAGACCGTCGAACGCATCCGCGCCATCCTGCCGCAGCTGCAGGGTGTGCTGCCGGCCGACGTGCACCTGGAAGTCTTCAACGACCGCACCGAAACGATCCGTGCGTCGGTGCATGAAGTGCAGTTCACCCTGATCCTGACCATCGGCCTGGTGGTGGCGGTCATCTTCGTGTTCCTGCGCCGGCTGTGGGCCACCATCATTCCCTCGGTGGCGGTACCGCTGTCGCTGGCCGGCACGTTCGCGGTGATGGCCTTCACCGGCATGTCGCTGGACAACCTTTCGCTGATGGCGCTGGTGGTGGCGACCGGCTTCGTGGTGGACGATGCGATCGTGATGATCGAGAACATCGTGCGCTACATCGAGCAGGGCAAGAGTGGCCGCGAAGCGGCCGAGATCGGCGCGCGCCAGATCGGCTTCACCGTGCTGTCGCTGACCGTCTCGCTGGTGGCCGTGTTCCTGCCGCTGCTGCTGATGCCCGGCGTCACCGGCCGCCTGTTCCACGAATTCGCCTGGGTGCTCAGCATCGCCGTGGTGCTGTCGATGCTGATCTCGCTGACGCTGACGCCGATGATGTGCGCCTACCTGCTCAAGCCCGACGCGCTGCCCGAGGGCGAAGACGCGCATGAGCGCGCAGCGGCCGCCGGCAAGCAGAACCTGTGGACGCGCACCGTGGGCCTGTACGAACGCAGCCTGGACTGGGTGCTGGACCACCAGCGCGCCACCCTGGTCGTGGCCGCCGCCGCGCTGGTGCTGACCGTGCTGCTGTACGTGCTGATTCCCAAGGGCCTGCTGCCCGAACAGGACACCGGCCTGATCACCGGCGTGGTGCAGGCCGACCAGAACATCGCCTTCCCGCAGATGGAGCAGCGCACCAAGCAGGTGGCCGAGGCCCTGCGCCAGGACCCGGACGTGACCGGCGTGTCGGCCTTCATCGGTGCCGGCAGCATGAACCCCACGCTCAACCAGGGCCAGCTGTCGATCGTGCTGAAGGAGCGCGGCCAGCGCGATGGCCTGGATGAGATCCTGCCGCGCCTGCAGAAGGCGGTGGCCGGCATTCCCGGCGTGGCGCTGTACCTGAAACCGGTGCAGGACGTGACCCTGGATACGCGCGTGGCCGCCACCGAGTACCAGTACTCGCTGTCGGACGTCGATTCGGCCACCGTGGCCACCCAGGCCACGCGCCTGACCGAGGCGCTGCGCCAGCGCCCGGAGCTGGCGGACGTGGACAACAACCTGTCCAACCAGGGCCGTGCGCTGGAACTGAACATCGACCGCGACAAGGCCAGCGTGCTGGGCGTGCCGATGCAGACCATCGATGACACGCTCTACGATGCGTTCGGCCAGCGCCAGATCTCCACCATCTTCACCGAGCTCAACCAGTACCGCGTGGTGCTGGAAGTGGCGCCGGAATTCCGCACCAGCACCGCGCTGATGGAACAGCTGGCCGTGGCCTCCAACGGCGCCGGCGCGCTGACCGGCACCAACGCCACCAGTTTCGGCCAGGTCACCTCGTCCAACTCGTCCACCGCCACCGGCATCGGTGCGCAGAACACCGGCATTACCGTGGGCGCGGGCAACATCATTCCGCTGTCGGCGCTGGCCGAAGGCAAGGTGACCAGCGCGCCGCTGGTGGTCAGCCACCAGCAGCAGCTGCCGGCGGTGACCGTCTCCTTCAACGTGGCGCCGGGCTACTCGCTGTCCGATGCGGTCAAGGCCATCGAAGAGACCAAGGCCAGCCTGGACATGCCGGCCCACCTGCATGCCGAGTTCATCGGCAAGGCCGCCGAGTTCACCGGCAGCCAGACCGACGTGGTGTGGCTGCTGCTGGCTTCGCTGGTGGTGATCTACATCGTGCTGGGCGTGCTGTACGAAAGCTACATCCACCCCATCACCATCATTTCCACCCTGCCGCCGGCCGGCGTGGGCGCGCTGCTCGCGCTGATGGTGTGCGGCCTGAGCCTGTCGGTGGATGGCATCGTCGGCATCGTGCTGCTGATCGGCATCGTGAAGAAGAACGGCATCATGATGGTGGACTTCGCCATCGAAGCCCGCCGTGCCGGCGCCAACGCCCACGAAGCGATCCGCCGCGCCTGCCTGCTGCGCTTCCGCCCGATCATGATGACCACCGCCGCGGCGATGCTGGGCGCGCTGCCGCTGGCACTGGGCACCGGCATCGGCTCGGAACTGCGCCGCCCGCTGGGCATCGCCATCGTCGGCGGCCTGCTGCTGTCGCAGCTGGTAACGCTGTACACCACGCCGGTGATCTACCTGTACATGGAACGGTTCTCGGAATGGCTGGCCCGCCGCCGCGAGCAGCGCGCGTTGCGCGACGGTTCGCTGCAGGAGCCGCAGGCATGATCCAGGCCCCGCACCTGCGGGGGGCCGCACGATGAACCTGTCCGGCCCCTTCATCCGCCGCCCGATCGGCACCGCGCTGCTGGCCATCGGCCTGTTCATCATCGGCCTGATCTGCTACCTGAAGCTGGGCGTGTCGGCGCTGCCGAACATCCAGATTCCGGTCATCTTCGTGCACGCCAGCCAGTCCGGCGCCGATGCGGCCACCATGGCCTCCACGGTCACCGCGCCGCTGGAACGCCACCTGGGCCAGCTGCCCGGCATCGACCGCATGCGCTCTTCCAGTTCGGAAGGCAGCTCGCTGGTGTTCATGATCTTCCAGACCGACCGCGATATCGATTCGGCGGCGCTGGACGTGCAGACCGCGATCAACTCGGCGCAGGCCGACCTGCCTTCGGGCATGGGCTCGCCGATGTACCAGAAGGCGAACCCGAACGACGACCCTGTGATCGCCATCGCGCTGACTTCGCAGACGCAGTCGGCCGACGAGCTGTACAACGTGGCCGATTCGCTGCTGGCCCAGCGCATCCGCCAGATCGGCGGCGTGGCCTCGGTGGATATCGCCGGGGCCTCCACGCCGGCCGTGCGCGTGGACGTGAACCTGCGCCTGATGAACGCCCTGGGCCTGACCGCCGATGACCTGCGCA
This genomic window contains:
- the queF gene encoding NADPH-dependent 7-cyano-7-deazaguanine reductase QueF (Catalyzes the NADPH-dependent reduction of 7-cyano-7-deazaguanine (preQ0) to 7-aminomethyl-7-deazaguanine (preQ1) in queuosine biosynthesis), with product MNTPQDSSLGREVSYPSQYDPGLLFPIPRIGARSEIGLDDAALPFVGHDRWHAFELSWLDPRGKPQVAVATVQVPCTSPRLIESKSFKLYLNSLNSTRIDSAEALRERLAADLSACAGAPVQVEFGLPALREAPLGESIDGLEVEIDCYGPPQANYLAADAGNVVEETLVSALLKSNCPVTGQPDWATVSLRYRGPKIDRAGLLRYLVSYREHAEFHEQCVERIFSEVSARCQPQWLEVEARYTRRGGLDINPWRASPGIAAPAATYRELRQ
- a CDS encoding LysM peptidoglycan-binding domain-containing protein, which produces MSTEKKADFSGVSASVDSTAQQVPKADFSGVSASVDSTAEVVSGGTYTVQKGDSLSKIAKQHLGDANAWKKIFEANRDVLDDPDKIFPGQTLKLPPK
- a CDS encoding efflux RND transporter permease subunit: MGFSTIFIRRPIATSLLMAGLLLLGILGYRKLPVSALPEIDAPSLVVTTQYPGANATTMASLVTTPLERQFGQISGLELMTSDSSAGLSTIILQFSMDRDIDIAAQDVQAAIRQATLPSSLPYQPVYNRVNPADAAIVTLKLTSDTRPLREVNNYADSILAQRLSQVQGVGLVSIAGNVRPAVRIQVNPAQLSNMGLTMEELRSALTQANVNAPKGSLNGKTQSYSIGTNDQLASAAEYRDTIISYKNGRPVRLSDVAQVVDGVENDQLAAWADGKPAVLLEVRRQPGANIVQTVERIRAILPQLQGVLPADVHLEVFNDRTETIRASVHEVQFTLILTIGLVVAVIFVFLRRLWATIIPSVAVPLSLAGTFAVMAFTGMSLDNLSLMALVVATGFVVDDAIVMIENIVRYIEQGKSGREAAEIGARQIGFTVLSLTVSLVAVFLPLLLMPGVTGRLFHEFAWVLSIAVVLSMLISLTLTPMMCAYLLKPDALPEGEDAHERAAAAGKQNLWTRTVGLYERSLDWVLDHQRATLVVAAAALVLTVLLYVLIPKGLLPEQDTGLITGVVQADQNIAFPQMEQRTKQVAEALRQDPDVTGVSAFIGAGSMNPTLNQGQLSIVLKERGQRDGLDEILPRLQKAVAGIPGVALYLKPVQDVTLDTRVAATEYQYSLSDVDSATVATQATRLTEALRQRPELADVDNNLSNQGRALELNIDRDKASVLGVPMQTIDDTLYDAFGQRQISTIFTELNQYRVVLEVAPEFRTSTALMEQLAVASNGAGALTGTNATSFGQVTSSNSSTATGIGAQNTGITVGAGNIIPLSALAEGKVTSAPLVVSHQQQLPAVTVSFNVAPGYSLSDAVKAIEETKASLDMPAHLHAEFIGKAAEFTGSQTDVVWLLLASLVVIYIVLGVLYESYIHPITIISTLPPAGVGALLALMVCGLSLSVDGIVGIVLLIGIVKKNGIMMVDFAIEARRAGANAHEAIRRACLLRFRPIMMTTAAAMLGALPLALGTGIGSELRRPLGIAIVGGLLLSQLVTLYTTPVIYLYMERFSEWLARRREQRALRDGSLQEPQA
- a CDS encoding efflux RND transporter periplasmic adaptor subunit encodes the protein MSRVWKIVLLVVAVLVLAVVGVRVLGGGKDKAAGPGAAARQGGEDPDAGPVPVTVVDATRQDVPVYASALGTVTAMNTVTVSPQVGGQLMSLNFREGQEVKQGDLLAQIDPRSAQASYDQAVAAQRQNEALLATARSNYQRSNAPEYRQFVAKTDLDTQRNQVSQYESAVAANEASARAAQVQLQYTRITAPISGIAGIRAVDAGNVVNAGTALVTLTQIHPIHVLFNLPERQLGDVRQAQAAGKVPVAALDRADSHVLSGDGSLDVVDNLISADSGTFKARAIFENTDNGLWPGQFVNVRMQLRTIAGGVVIPTQAVLRGPDGEYVYLVQGDNTVKMQTVRSGVEVGDSHVQITEGLKGGERVVSEGQFRLKPGSKVTALKPGETPAAPTEAELKAAEQKSGGRGRPGGGPR
- a CDS encoding M20 family metallopeptidase — protein: MRRSLLLSALLLAVPALAHADVAERPEVTAAAQRLQAQVVEWRRDFHQHPELSNREARTSAEVAKRLRAMGLKPKTGIAHHGVVAIIEGGKPGPKIALRADMDALPVTEQTGLPFASKATAQYRGQTVGVMHACGHDAHTATLLGVAEALVAMKKDLPGQVMLIFQPSEEGAPPPEEGGAALMLKEGLFADFKPEAVFGLHVFSSVQAGQIAVRGGPLMAASDRFGIKVIGRQTHGSAPWNGVDPIVATADLVGTAQTIVSRRTNLSKQPAVLTFGAINGGIRYNIIPDEVEMVGTIRTFDEGMRQQIFADLRNVAEHTAAAHGAKAVTEIYEAEGNPATVNDPALTAKMLPSLQAVVGKDNVYEPPLQMGAEDFSLYAKEVPGMFFFVGSTSVGIDPATAPANHSPKFLLDEKALDVGLRALLQVSLDYLHGAGTPAG
- a CDS encoding NADP-dependent isocitrate dehydrogenase yields the protein MSKILYTLTDEAPFLATQSLLPIIDAYTATAGIVVETRDISLSGRILSQFPELLSDAQKVSDDLAELGQLATTPDANIIKLPNISASVPQLKAAIKELQDQGYPLPDYPETPADDQQRDYKARYDKVKGSAVNPVLREGNSDRRAPLSVKNYARKHPHRMGGWASDSKSHVSHMAAGDFYGSEKSATLANAGALKITFHGKDGSAVVLKEKTAVKAGEIVDAAVMSRKALASFIAAQIEDAKAQGVLFSLHLKATMMKVSDPIMFGVVVNEFYKDVLAKHADVLKQAGFDANNGIGDLAARLPSLPEATRAAIEADLAAEYAQRPGVAMVNSDKGITNLHVPSDVIVDASMPAMIRDSGKMWNAEGKLQDTKAIIPDRCYAGVYQAVIDDCKAHGAFNPATMGSVPNVGLMAQKAEEYGSHDKTFQIAADGVVKVTDDAGNVVFEHAVEAGDIWRMCQTKDAPIQDWVKLAVERARLSSTPAVFWLDAARAHDAQVIAKVEQYLKDHDTNGLDIRILPPVEATAFSLDRIRKGEDTISVTGNVLRDYLTDLFPIMELGTSAKMLSIVPLMAGGGLFETGAGGSAPKHVQQFVEEDYLRWDSLGEFLALAASLEHLGNRYDNAAARVLAKALDEANGQFLDNDKSPSRKLGGIDNRGSHFYIALYWAQALAAQDDDAALKARFAPLAKALSDNEQKIVDELVAVQGKAVDIGGYYRPDVAKASQAMRPSATLNAALEQLRG